Proteins co-encoded in one Fibrobacter sp. genomic window:
- a CDS encoding LL-diaminopimelate aminotransferase — MNESIINPFYDRLPGSYLFSTIAKKIKEYQGTHANADIIRLGIGDVTTPIIPAAIEAMHKAVDEMACKDTFRGYGPEQGYDFLREAIIRGEYTPRGVEMDPDDVFVSDGSKCDVANIQELFAADVKIAIPDPVYPVYLDSNVMAGRTGFMQDDGHFSEVTYLASTAENNFQPDLPKNPVQLIYLCSPNNPTGTVLSRETLQKFVDYANETGALILFDGAYNCYIQDESLPHSIYEIPGARTCAIEFRSFSKTAGFTGVRCAYTIVPHELGKLRAMWNRRQCTKFNGVNYVVQRAAEAIYTPVGWEQTKAVIKGYMDTAAMIRTELTAAGYTVFGGEHAPYIWWKLPEGEKSFDFFDRLLGTCEVVGTPGSGFGPCGEGYFRLTAFGDHEQTKVALKRIKEKL, encoded by the coding sequence ATGAACGAATCCATCATTAATCCATTTTACGATCGTCTTCCTGGCAGCTACCTTTTCTCTACCATCGCCAAGAAGATCAAGGAATACCAGGGCACCCACGCCAATGCCGACATTATCCGTCTGGGTATCGGCGACGTGACCACTCCCATTATCCCTGCCGCTATTGAAGCCATGCACAAGGCTGTTGACGAAATGGCCTGTAAGGACACCTTCCGCGGTTACGGTCCGGAACAGGGTTACGACTTCTTGCGCGAAGCCATCATCCGTGGCGAATACACTCCCCGCGGTGTTGAAATGGATCCAGACGATGTGTTCGTCAGTGACGGTTCCAAGTGCGACGTGGCCAACATCCAGGAACTTTTTGCCGCCGACGTAAAGATCGCTATTCCCGACCCGGTTTATCCTGTCTACCTGGATTCCAACGTGATGGCTGGCCGTACCGGCTTTATGCAGGACGATGGCCACTTCTCTGAAGTTACCTACCTGGCTTCTACTGCCGAAAACAATTTCCAGCCGGACCTTCCCAAGAACCCGGTGCAGCTGATTTACCTGTGCAGCCCCAACAACCCGACTGGCACCGTGCTTAGCCGCGAAACGCTCCAGAAGTTCGTGGACTACGCCAACGAAACTGGCGCTCTCATCCTCTTCGATGGTGCTTACAACTGCTACATCCAGGATGAATCCCTGCCTCACTCCATTTACGAAATCCCTGGCGCCCGCACTTGCGCTATCGAGTTCCGCAGCTTCAGTAAGACCGCTGGCTTTACCGGCGTCCGTTGCGCTTACACCATCGTTCCTCACGAACTGGGCAAGCTCCGCGCCATGTGGAATCGCCGTCAGTGCACCAAGTTTAACGGCGTGAACTACGTGGTTCAGCGCGCCGCCGAAGCCATCTACACTCCCGTTGGCTGGGAACAGACCAAGGCCGTGATCAAGGGCTACATGGACACCGCTGCCATGATCCGCACCGAGCTCACCGCCGCCGGCTACACCGTATTTGGTGGCGAACACGCTCCCTACATCTGGTGGAAACTGCCCGAAGGCGAAAAGTCCTTTGACTTCTTCGATCGCCTCCTTGGCACTTGCGAAGTGGTGGGTACCCCGGGCTCGGGCTTCGGTCCCTGCGGCGAAGGTTACTTCCGCTTGACCGCCTTCGGCGACCACGAACAGACCAAGGTGGCCTTGAAGCGTATTAAGGAAAAACTTTAA